A single window of Balaenoptera ricei isolate mBalRic1 chromosome 15, mBalRic1.hap2, whole genome shotgun sequence DNA harbors:
- the BPIFA1 gene encoding BPI fold-containing family A member 1 — protein MFQTGGLVVFYGLLAQTTVLLEALPLPLDQALPLPMIPSLASSPTDLAGSLTSGLSNGLLSGDLLDILENLPLLDIQKTGGNTPRGLLGGLLGKATLLTPLLNNIVDMKITDPQLLEPVLLQSPDGQRHYVTIPLDMVLNVKVPLVGSPLKLAMKLNITAELLAVKDEQEKFHLVHCNCTFSSGSLQISLLDGLGALPSESLIDSITGILNNVLPGLVQGKVCPLLSEALGHLDTTLVNSTVNSPIYGLESRSKPSRKGPGLC, from the exons ATGTTTCAAACTGGGGGCCTTGTTGTCTTCTATGGGCTGCTGGCCCAGACCACGGTCCTGCTGGAAGCCCTGCCCTTGCCCCTGGACCAGGCACTGCCCTTGCCTATGATTCCGTCCCTGGCCTCGAGTCCCACAGATCTTGCTGGAAGCTTGACAAGTG GTCTCAGCAATGGCCTGCTCTCTGGGGATCTATTGGACATTCTCGAAAACCTTCCGCTCTTGGACATCCAGAAGACTGGAGGGAACACTCCCAGAGGCCTGCTGGGGGGCCTGCTTGGGAAAGCGACCTTACTGACTCCTCTCCTGAACAACATCGTTGA TATGAAGATCACTGATCCGCAGCTGCTGGAACCTGTCCTCCTGCAGAGCCCTGATGGCCAACGTCACTATGTCACCATCCCTCTGGACATGGTCCTCAATGTGAAAGT GCCCTTGGTCGGAAGTCCATTGAAGCTGGCTATGAAGCTAAACATCACTGCAGAACTCTTAGCTGTGAAAGATGAACAGGAGAAGTTCCACCTCGTCCATTGCAACTGCACTTTCTCCTCTGGCAGCCTGCAAATCTCCCTGCTTGATGG attgggCGCCCTCCCCAGTGAAAGCCTGATTGACAGCATCACTGGGATCTTGAATAATGTCCTTCCTGGGCTGGTGCAGGGCAAG GTGTGCCCTCTGCTCAGTGAGGCTCTCGGTCACTTGGACACCACTCTAGTAAACTCCACTGTCA acTCACCGATCTACGGGCTGGAATCAAGGTCTAAGCCTTCCAGGAAGGGACCTGGCCTCTGCTGA